A single Pyxicephalus adspersus chromosome 8, UCB_Pads_2.0, whole genome shotgun sequence DNA region contains:
- the MRPS25 gene encoding small ribosomal subunit protein mS25 gives MPMKGRFPIRRTLQYLQSGEIVFREPVRIMTVNYNTQGEHGLGARNFVFFNIPQIQFKNPWVQILTFKNMTPSPFLRFYLDNGEQVLVDIEGKSHSEIVQHVRKIMGKSDETLKTEEKARMVLSNPANFGPKKYYLRECM, from the exons ATGCCTATGAAGGGGAGATTCCCGATCCGCCGCACCCTGCAATATCTGCAGAGCGGGGAGATCGTCTTCAGGGAGCCGGTCCGGATCATGACTGTCAACTACAACACCCAGGGGGAGCACGGCCTCGGGGCCAG GAATTTTGTGTTCTTCAATATACCTCAAATTCAATTCAAAAATCCCTGGGTTCAGATATTGACCTTCAAGAACATGACCCCATCCCCCTTCCTGAGGTTTTATTTAG acaatGGTGAGCAGGTTCTTGTGGACATCGAGGGCAAGAGCCATTCAGAAATTGTGCAGCATGTGAGGAAGATCATGGGGAAGAGCGA TGAAACCCTTAAAACCGAGGAGAAAGCCAGGATGGTGCTATCTAACCCAGCCAACTTTGGCCCCAAGAAGTATTACCTCCGGGAGTGCATGTGA
- the NR2C2 gene encoding nuclear receptor subfamily 2 group C member 2, which translates to MTSSSQRIQIISTDSAVSTPQRIQIVTDQQTGQKIQIVTAVDSSVSPKQQFILTSPDGSGAGKVILATPESPNAKQLIFTTENLVPGRIQIVTDAASVERLLGKTEVQRPQIIEYCVVCGDKASGRHYGAVSCEGCKGFFKRSVRKSLSYSCRSNQDCVINKHHRNRCQFCRLKKCLEMGMKMESVQSERKPFDIQREKPSNCAASTEKIYIRKDLRSPLIATPTFVSDKDGGRQSGLLDPGMLVNIQQPLIREDGTVVLSSDTKTESSQGGLGTLANVVTSIANLTESANNGDSSDAQPEDQFSSEITRAFDTLAKALNTSESASGQNQTEADGVDPAAGGNIHVISRDQATPILEVEGPLFSDTHVTFKLTMPSPMPEYLNVHYICESASRLLFLSMHWARSIPAFQALGQDCNTTLVRACWNELFTLGLAQCSQIMSLSTILAAIVNHLQNSIQEDKLSGDRIKQVMEHIWKLQEFCNSMAKLDIDGYEYAYLKAVVLFSPDHPGLSSTAQIEKFQEKAQMELQDYVQKTYPEDTYRLARILVRLPALRLMNSSITEELFFTGLIGNVPIDSIIPYILKMETAEYNGQITGTSV; encoded by the exons ATGACCAGCTCCTCCCAACGCATCCAGATAATCTCCACAGACTCAGCAGTGTCCACACCTCAGCGGATCCAG ATTGTAACAGATCAGCAGACAGGGCAGAAGATTCAAATTGTAACAGCTGTAGACTCCTCGGTGTCACCCAAACAGCAGTTCATCTTGACCAGTCCAGATGGATCGGGAGCAGGGAAGGTGATATTAGCCACTCCAGAATCTCCTAACGCCAAGCAACTTATCTTCACAACAGAAAACCTTGTCCCGGGAAGGATTCAG ATAGTAACGGATGCAGCGTCTGTGGAGAGACTTCTGGGAAAAACTGAAGTGCAGCGGCCTCAGATTATTGAATACTGCGTAGTGTGTGGGGACAAAGCATCAG gtcgCCACTATGGGGCTGTCAGCTGCGAAGGATGCAAAGGCTTCTTTAAGAGAAGCGTCCGCAAAAGCCTCTCATACAGTTGTCGTAGTAACCAGGACTGCGTCATCAACAAGCACCACCGAAACCGATGCCAGTTTTGTCGTCTCAAGAAATGTCTAGAAATGGGCATGAAAATGGAAT CTGTTCAAAGTGAGCGAAAGCCGTTTGACATCCAGCGTGAGAAGCCATCCAACTGTGCAGCATCAACGGAAAAGATCTACATCCGGAAAGACTTGCGAAGTCCACTCATAGCAACGCCAACATTCGTCTCCGACAAAGATGGTGGGAG ACAATCGGGTCTTCTCGATCCAGGAATGCTGGTCAATATTCAGCAGCCGCTTATCAGAGAGGATGGCACTGTGGTTCTGTCTTCAGACACCAAG ACAGAATCCAGCCAGGGTGGACTGGGAACTCTAGCAAACGTTGTCACATCAATCGCCAATCTCACAGAGTCAGCAAACAATGGGGATTCTTCAGATGCCCAACCAGAGGACCAATTCTCCAGTGAGATCACACG GGCGTTTGACACGTTAGCAAAAGCACTTAACACGTCAGAGTCAGCCAGTGGACAGAACCAGACAGAAGCAGATGGGGTAGACCCAGCAGCCGGAGGGAACATTCATGTCATTAGCCGGGATCAGGCCACCCCAATCCTGGAGGTGGAAGGACCCCTTTTCTCAGACACCCATGTCACATTTAAG CTAACTATGCCCAGCCCGATGCCCGAATATCTTAACGTACATTATATTTGTGAGTCAGCTTCTCGCTTGCTTTTCCTTTCAATGCACTGGGCTCGATCCATTCCTGCCTTCCAGGCCTTGGG gcAGGATTGTAACACCACACTTGTGCGTGCCTGCTGGAATGAACTGTTCACACTTGGTCTTGCACAGTGTTCACAAATAATGAGCCTCTCCACCATCCTGGCTGCGATTGTCAACCATCTACAGAACAGCATCCAGGAAG acaAGTTGTCTGGTGACAGGATAAAGCAGGTGATGGAGCACATATGGAAGCTACAAGAGTTCTGTAACAGCATGGCCAAGCTGGACATAGATGGCTATGAATATGCTTATTTGAAGGCTGTGGTCCTATTCAGTCCAG ATCACCCAGGATTGTCCAGTACGGCACAGATTGAAAAGTTTCAGGAAAAGGCACAGATGGAGCTTCAAGACTATGTCCAAAAAACATACCCTGAAGATACATACAG GCTGGCACGGATCTTGGTGCGGCTACCGGCTCTGAGACTTATGAACTCTAGCATCACCGAGGAACTCTTTTTTACCGGCCTGATTGGTAATGTCCCCATCGACAGTATAATCCCGTATATCCTGAAGATGGAGACGGCGGAGTACAATGGCCAGATCACAGGGACCAGCGTATAG